CCGCGGCCCAGGGTCTCCAGCGCCGCCATGCGGACTGACGCGTCCTTGTCGCCCAGCGCCGCCACCACCGCCTTCACCGCCGCGCCGTCGTCCCGGCGCGCCAGCGTGGCCACCACCTGGGCGCGCGCCTCCGGCGCCAGGTCCTTGAGTTTCTTCGCCAGCGCCGCGCTGGTCTCCTTCTTCGGGCACTGCGCCATCATCATCAGCGCCGCGCCGCGCACCTGCCCGTCCGCGTCGTCGAGCGCGGCCAGCAGCAGGGGCATGACGTCCTCGCCGCGCACCACGGCGAGCCCGCCCAGTCCGGCGGCCCGCGCGTTGGCCTCGGGAGCCTTCATCAGCGCCTCATACAGAGGCTCCGCCGCCTTCGCGGCACCCTTCCCCACCAGCCGGTCCGCAAGGCGCGCCGCGGCCGCCAGCGCGTCCGGACGCCCGTCCGACCCCGGGGCGGCCAGCGCGTTCAGCATCACCGGCACGGCCTCTTCCGCGCCCAGGTCCGCCAGTGCCCAGGCGGCGGCGGACTGCTGGGACTGTTCGCCCGTTGATGTCAGCGTCCGCACCAGGACGGGCACGGCGGGGGCGTAACCGACCACGCCCAGCGCCTTGACGAGGCGCGCGTTTCCGGCGGCCTCCTGCGCGGCCAGCAGGGCCGCGCCCGCCGCGTCCGTGCCGATGGCCTCCAACGCCGCCGCGCCCGGCTCCAGCGTGGCCGGATCGGCCAGCAGCGCCGCCAGGGCGGGCACCTCGGCGTCCCCGCCTATCCACTGCAACTGCACGGCGAGGAACGCCCTCACCGAGGCGTCCTGCGCCGCGCCCATCGCGGCGGCGACGCCCGCCGCCGTCGCGGCCCGCGCCGCGTCGCGGCCCGGCGCCATGACATGCTTCACCAGCCCGCTGAGGGCGAGCCGCGCCTGAAGGTCCGCATCGCCCGAGGCCTCGGGCAGGATGCGCCCGCAAAGCTCCGCCAGCAGGGGCGCGCCCCCGTCCACCAGGGCCGCGGCCGCCTTGTCCAGCTCCGCGCCGCTTTGCGCGGGGAACGCCGCCAGCAGCGCGTCCAGTGACTCCGCCGCGCACCACGGGGCGGCGGCAAGCAGCAGGGCGCACACCAAAAACCTGTTCATCCAATGCTGTTTCATGGGTCTGTCATCCTTGCCCCGCAAGGGCGGGGAGTTGTGTCCAGTGAAAAACCGCACCGCCGTTCTCACACCCGCCACGGCCCGCGCATGGGCTGGAAGATGAGCCGGTTCGCCTCCTCGTCGCCGACGAACTCCTGCTTCACGGGGTCGTACTTCAGGTTGCGCCCCAGGCGCACCGCCGTGGTGCCGAGATTCACCAGCGTGCAGGAACGGTGCCCGTTCGCCTCGTTCAGGGCGAACTTGCGGCGGTTGCGGACGCAGGCGTAGAAGTCGCCCTCCTGCGGCCCGGGGTCCGGCAGTCCTCGCAGGACCTTTTCCTTGCCCTTGATTTCGACCCGGAGGTTCTTGAACAGCTTGCCGTTCGGCCCCTCGATGTAGGGCTGGTCCACGGAGAAGCCCTCGCCGTCGAGGACGATCTCGCAGCCGTCGTCATAGCGCAGGGTGATTTTCCGCCACGAGCCCACGGCGTCCGGGTGCTGCTGCGGCGCGTCCACCTCCACCTCCACCGGGCTGGTGTCGTCCTTGCCCAGCAGGTACTGCACCGGGTCCAGATAATGCTGGCCCATGTCGCCCAGGCCGCCGCCGTCATAGTCCCAGTACCCCCGGAAGGTCTGGTGGACCCGGTGCGGGTGGTAGGGCTTGAACGGCGCGGGGCCGAGCCAGAAGTCATAGTCCAACTCTGCGGGCACCGGCTCCGGCGTCAGGTCGGTCTTGCCGCTCCAGAAGAACTTGAAGTCGAAACCCGTGCCCGTGCCCACGGTCACGCGGAGGGGCCAGCCCAGTTCGCCGCTGTCCACGATCTGCTTGATCGGCGCGACCGTCGATCCGTAGCCGTAGAAGTTGTCCCGGAACCGGAACCAGGTGTTCAGCCGGAACATGCGCCCGTTGCGCTGGACCGCCTCCACCACGCGTTTTCCCTCGCCGATGGTCCGGGTCATGGGCTTCTCGCACCAGACATCCTTGCCCGCCTCGGCAGCCATGATGCTGATGAGCCCGTGCCAGTGCGGCGGCGTGGCGATGTGCACCACATCCACATCGGGCATGGCCAGCACCTCGCGGAAATCCGCGCAGCCCTTCACGCCCGCCTCGAGCGAGTCCAGCGCCTGTTTCAGGTGGCCGCTGTCCACATCGCAGACCGCGACCGTGCGCGCGCCCGCGTAGCCCAGATGGCCCCGGCCCATGCCGCCCACGCCCACCACCGCGCGCGTCACCTCATCGCTCGGCGCGGTGAAGCCCGCCCCGCCCAGCACATGACGGGGCACAATGGAAAAGCCGAAGGCCGCGGCGGCGGCCCGTCCCATGAAACCGCGCCGCGTCACGGCGCCCGAACTGTCCTGAAGCATTGCCGTCTCCCGGTGGCGGGGCGCGGGCCCCGCCCTGTGTTGATTCCAGAGAAGGGACTATTGTGCCTTTTTGTCCCGGCCGGGGCAACTTGCCCCCGCGCCCCCGCAGCGCGCCCCCGCCGTGACGGGCCGCATGCGAATCCCGGCGGGCGGCGGCGGCTTGACATGCGGGAAAAAAGTCTGTTAACATTTGGGCACCATCGAGCGGGAGTAACTCAGTGGTAGAGTGCAACCTTGCCAAGGTTGACGTCGCGGGTTCAAGTCCCGTCTCCCGCTCCATTTTCTTTTTCCCTCTTCAGGGCCGTTAGCTCAGTTGGTAGAGCAGGTGACTCTTAATCACAAGGTCGCAGGTTCGAATCCTGCACGGCCCACCATTCTTTTCCCCCGCCCCTGATTGAATACCCTTGTCCCCATTGTCTGAAACGCGATCCGTATCAGTTCCACGCTTTGCTATCGAAACTGTGCCCGAATTGACTTTGGGCGAACCGATTTGAACTGTTTCCGCTGGATTTGGGGTAACAAATGGGGTAACGGAATTCGCCACCTTTTCCGCTTGTTGCGCGTCCATCGTTGCGGCAATGCTGGGGAGCCGGTCCACCGCGCCCGCCACGTCCACAAGCCCCAGATGGGTGTACACGTTCGCCGTCAGTGTGGGGGTGCTGTGCCGCATGGCCCGCTGTGCCACCTGTAACGACACGCCCGCCTTTGCCAACAGGGTGCCGAAGGTGTGCCGCAAAGCGTGGACATCCACCACGCGCCCGGCCCCGTCGTGCTTTGGGATTTTTGCCGCCACACAGTCCGCGTCAAACACCTTGCATATCTTTTCGGGCACATCGAACACCGGCACCGCATCGAACGCGCCGGGAAACGCCACCACAGACGCGCCAGAATCGCCCACAAGGCGCGAACGCCTTTCGGCAAGGTATTTTCCCAGTGCCGCCGCCAAGTCGCCCGGTAACGGAATCTGGGCACCCCGGCGGGCCTTTTCATCCTTCGCCGCCAGTATCATGTGCGGCGGGTCCGCATCGAGCCGCACCGCGCCCAGCGTGATGCTTCGCAGTTCCCCCCAGCGCAAGCCCGTTGCCGCCGCCGTCCAGTACGCCATGGCCCGTGTTTCACCGCGCCACCGCGCCGCGTCCAGCGTTTCCGGGGTAACGTCCGCCTGTTCCGCCTTCATCGCCTTGCCCCGGCCACTGTTGCCCTTCAACGCATCCTGAACCGGGCGCACCCGCGCCGCTTCAATGAGCCGCGCCAGTTCATCCGCCGTGAACGCCCGCCGGACATGCCGCCGGTCTGCCCGCTCATTCCGTTTTTGCATGCCCGCAAAGGGGTTCCCCTTTGTGTAGCCCTGCCTTAAACACCAGTTCCCAAAAGCGGAAAACGCCGCCGCATGGGCATTGTGGACACGCGCCCCCATGACGCGGGCGGGTTTCTCGTCATCCGTCTTCGGGGGTTCCTTCGGCGTTATCGCCCGCATGGCAAGCCACCGTTCAAGTTCCGCCCGGTCCATGTCCCGAAGCGTCGCCCAGCCCAGCGCATTCCCCGCGCTTTTCAGGTATGCCCCCGTCTTCGCCACATGGTCCGCCGTGCAACCCCGCGCCGTCATGCTGGCCGCGAACGCATCCACCGTGCCCGCATAGCCGCGCCGTCCATGGGTTGCCGTGTTCGCTTCGTTCTGTGTGATGACACCGGCCCGGATTTTTTCCTGTTCGGCCACCATCTCCGCCATGCGCGAAGCCGCCGCGCCCTTGTCCCGGCATCCCGTGGACACGTCAACGCGGGAACCGTTCGCCAGTGTGATGCGGGCGTACCATGTGCCGGATTCCGTCACCAGCCGCGCCGCGCCACCTTCGCCGGTAACACGCGCCACCCGCTTTTTCCCCTTGCCGTCCGTCCACCGGGCGAAGCGTTCGCCGTTCCGCATGAACAGTTCCGCGCCGTCCGGCACCGGGCGCGTTATCCGCTGTTTGAACAGGTGCGCCATGGTGTCACCCTTTCCGGGGTTTCTTCACTTGCGATTCAGGCACCAGCACCAGCCCGAAGTACGCCGCCAGCATTTCCGCCTGTTCAAGGGAAAGCCCGGTGCGCCCCTCCATGAAGCGGAAGATGGAATTGCGGTTTACGCCGCTTTCCCGTTCCAGCCGCCGTTGGGATAGTCCGCATTCCGCAAGTGCCTGTTTCAGTGATTCTGTTATCGTAATCATGCTATCAGTATAGCCTATAATGGCCGGGTGTGTCAAGTGCCAAAAATCGCCCGCGCCCCGCAAGGGGAAAGCGGGTGCGTATCCCCTTGTAGGGGATACTGTATAGCGGCCCAAAAATTACCC
The genomic region above belongs to Candidatus Hydrogenedentota bacterium and contains:
- a CDS encoding Gfo/Idh/MocA family oxidoreductase: MLQDSSGAVTRRGFMGRAAAAAFGFSIVPRHVLGGAGFTAPSDEVTRAVVGVGGMGRGHLGYAGARTVAVCDVDSGHLKQALDSLEAGVKGCADFREVLAMPDVDVVHIATPPHWHGLISIMAAEAGKDVWCEKPMTRTIGEGKRVVEAVQRNGRMFRLNTWFRFRDNFYGYGSTVAPIKQIVDSGELGWPLRVTVGTGTGFDFKFFWSGKTDLTPEPVPAELDYDFWLGPAPFKPYHPHRVHQTFRGYWDYDGGGLGDMGQHYLDPVQYLLGKDDTSPVEVEVDAPQQHPDAVGSWRKITLRYDDGCEIVLDGEGFSVDQPYIEGPNGKLFKNLRVEIKGKEKVLRGLPDPGPQEGDFYACVRNRRKFALNEANGHRSCTLVNLGTTAVRLGRNLKYDPVKQEFVGDEEANRLIFQPMRGPWRV
- a CDS encoding HEAT repeat domain-containing protein — encoded protein: MKQHWMNRFLVCALLLAAAPWCAAESLDALLAAFPAQSGAELDKAAAALVDGGAPLLAELCGRILPEASGDADLQARLALSGLVKHVMAPGRDAARAATAAGVAAAMGAAQDASVRAFLAVQLQWIGGDAEVPALAALLADPATLEPGAAALEAIGTDAAGAALLAAQEAAGNARLVKALGVVGYAPAVPVLVRTLTSTGEQSQQSAAAWALADLGAEEAVPVMLNALAAPGSDGRPDALAAAARLADRLVGKGAAKAAEPLYEALMKAPEANARAAGLGGLAVVRGEDVMPLLLAALDDADGQVRGAALMMMAQCPKKETSAALAKKLKDLAPEARAQVVATLARRDDGAAVKAVVAALGDKDASVRMAALETLGRGAADEGMDDLFKMMEKSEEKGERDAARAALMRAPDPALSNAAAKRLGKAKPPEQAVLLGMLESRKAEEHADKAEKLLDSADEPVRIAALNMLAATADAGRMPRLYAVLKAAGGDGVEKAARNALVQTGGRADAADTAAFSGTVTADLDKADAAGAGRLIRLLLDLDPANAPKTLAAGVAENAARPEAVRVEVLQLLGEHKDGAALSELARMTGALEAGAIRDAALAGVCRQFSRATEETPVAAAMSGLSAGNALRTAEEKRQVLQALASRRTAAAAAAAAVLLDDAEVAQDAAAALADIACMKSDRDKGLSDPGTLAVLAKALGIVEDGAVKERIGKQLETAVQGK
- a CDS encoding helix-turn-helix transcriptional regulator codes for the protein MITITESLKQALAECGLSQRRLERESGVNRNSIFRFMEGRTGLSLEQAEMLAAYFGLVLVPESQVKKPRKG